TTGTACACATCGGCAAGTCCTTCCTGCCAGTCGACCCCACTCCAGGGCAAGGCTTTGACCAGCAGGTACTTGTCGTCATCCGGCAGGGGATCGAGCACTGAGGCTGTGGCGCGGATGGGGGTGTTCTTTTTCAGGTTGGAGCCGGTTTGCTGCTCACCGCCGTTATAACCAAACAGGTAGGTTGCGCGGCTACCATCGGCATTCACCGCGAACAGTTCACCGTAGTACAGCGGGTGGTCGCTCCAGCCTTTGAGGTATTCCTTGGCCAGTACAATGCGCTCGTTGCTGACCCAGTCGTAATCGCCGACCTGGGCATTGGCAGGGAAAAACACCGCATGTTTGAGTTTCAGGGTTTCGGTGTCGAGGATCAGCAGCTTGTTTTTGCCCTCGTGCTTGGTAATGGCACTAAGGTAATCGCCGCCGGGGGAGAGTCTTACCTGACTGAACTGGCTGCCGCGGGCAAACACCTGTTCGGGAGTGGCAGCATTGGCAGAGGCACAAAGACACAGGGCCAGCGCACCAAAAAGACGGTGTAGCTTCATGTCACATCCTTGTTGTGGGTTGTTATTGAAATCCGTCTTGGAGGTTAATACAAAAGTATGCCGCAAACAATAAAAAAGGACGGTGATTTACCGTCCTTAATTCTCCTTAAAATCAACTAGCTTTGTAGTAGTTGTTTCTGAATAAAGCCCCACTGTTCATCGAAGTGTTCGGTGGGTTTTTGCTTGAACTCGCTGCGAATGTACTGGGCTATTCTGCCTTCGGCCACTGCCAGCAGCAGATTGGCCAGCATGGCCTCATCCAGTTCGAATCCCTTGCCTTCCCGCAGGGTTTTCTCACGCAGGATTTGCTTGAGCTGGGTTTCGATTTTGCCGAACAGGGCGCTGACGCGGCTGCGCAGGCGCTCATTTTCGCCCAGCAGGGCATCGCCATTCAGTACCCGCGAGATGCCCGGATTACGTTCGGCAAACAACAGCAGCAGCTGCAATACCAGTTGGCAGCGGCGCATGGTGTCTTTCTCGTCGTCCATGATGAGGTTGATACGAGACAGCAGTGAGTCTTCGATAAACTCAATCAAGCCCTCAAACATCCGCGCCTTGCTGGGGAAGTGGCGATACAGCGCCGCTTCTGACACTCCTACCTCGGCGGCCAGTTTCGCGGTGGTAATACGTTGTCCCGGATTGGTTTCCAGCATCTGAGCCAGACACTGGAGAATATGTTCGCGGCGGCTGATTTTTTCTTTGGCGGCCATTGAGATTCCTTCACACTAAATGCAAACGTTAGCGGGTGCCTGAATGGCCAAAACCACCTTCGCCGCGCATTGAGGTGTCGAACTCGTCCACCAGTTTAAATTCAGCCTGCACTACGGGAACAAACACCAGTTGTGCCAGGCGGTCACCGATTTGCAGGGTGTAGGGCTCGTTGCCGCGGTTCCAGCAGGACACCATCAGCGGACCCTGATAGTCAGAGTCAATCAGTCCCACCAGGTTGCCCAGTACTATGCCATGTTTATGGCCCATACCGGAGCGGGGCAGGATCACGGCTGCCAGGCTGGGGTCGGCCACATGCACGGCGATGCCGGTAGGTATGAGCACGGTTTCGCCAGGGGCTATGGTCAGGTTGGTATCCAACATGGCTCTAAGGTCCATGCCGGCACTGCCAGGCGTGGCATAGGCCGGCAGTGGGAATTCCGAGCCTATGCGGGAGTCGAGAATTTTCAGTTCGATCGGTGTCTTCATTTTTTGGTTATTTTTGTCGATATCAGCGAAAGCAGTTGGTATGCCAGTGACAACTTGTCGGTTGCCGGCAAATCCTGGTTGCCCTGAGGCCAAAAGACGCGCAGAGCATTGGTATCCGAATTAAACCCCTGACCCGGCACAGACACATCATTGGCCGCGATCATATCGAGATTTTTGCGTTTGAGTTTATCTCGGGCGTAGGTTTCTACGTCGTGGGTTTCGGCGGCAAATCCCACCGTAAAAGGTCGCGCCTCTAGGGCGGCAACCGTGGCTAAGATATCAGGATTGCGCACCAGCGCAAGCTGCATGGTTTCGCTGCTCTTTTTAATTTTACCGGCAGCGACATCGGCAACCCGATAATCAGCCACGGCAGCACAGCCAATGAAGATATCTTGCTGGTCAATATGTTGCATTACAGCGGTCAACATTTGTTCGGCCGAGTCCACATTGATGCGGCTCACGCCTCTTGGCGTGGCCAGGGTCACAGGACCTGATACCAGAGTCACTTCTGCGCCCATGGCCACAGCGGCCTCGGCAAGGGCAAAGCCCATTTTGCCGGAGCTGTGGTTGGAAATATAACGCACAGGATCTATGGCTTCGCGGGTGGGGCCAGCGGTCAGCATGAGTTTGACGCCCTGCAGCGCGCTGCTTGCCTGAGCCTTTTGAGCAAAAAATTGTTCTGCCAGAGTGCGGATTTCCAGCGGCTCCAACATACGGCCTGCACCGACTTCGCCGCAGGCCTGACTACCGCTGCCCGGGCCCCAAATCAGCATGCCACGTTGCTGCAGTGTGCTTAAATTGGCCTGGGTTGCAGGGTTGGCATACATCTGCTGATTCATTGCCGGGCAAATGGCGATGGGCGCCGAGGTGGCAAGGCAGGTGGTGGTAATAAGTTCATCCGCCATCCCTATGCTCATGCGGGCAATCAGATTGGCAGTGGCCGGAGCCAGAATAATCAGTTCTGCCCAGCGGGCCAATTCAATGTGCCCCATGGCGGCTTCGGCAGCGGGGTCGAGCAAATCCATGCTGACCGGATAACCGCTGAGGGCCTGCAGTGTCAGTGGGGTGATAAATTCGCAGGCGCTCTGGCTCATCACCACGCGCACATCGGCCCCTTGTTCTTTCAGACGGCGCACCAAATCGGCGCTCTTGTAGGCAGCAATGCCGCCACCAATCCCCAGCAGGATTTTTCGATTATTCAGGCTCACACGCAGATCCCGACTAAAATTAACTGGCGCTAACCATACCATAGACGCCGCCCCAAGAGTGAGCGGCCAAAGTCAAAATCTTAACATGCAAGCGGTACCTAAAGACGGGACACGGGAGGCAAGGGATGGCAATTCGGGACTGGCCTGAGGGAGAGGGGCCACGTGAAAAATTATTGCAGCGGGGCGCGGCTCATTTATCGGACGCAGAATTACTGGCAGTGCTGCTGCGAAATGGGGTTAGTGGTCAAAATGCGGTTGACCTGGCGAGGGAACTTATCGGTGAATTTGGTGGATTACGGCCTTTATTCAGTGCAACTAAGCAGCAGGTGTGTCGACTCCAGGGCCTGGGTCCGGTAAAATACGCCCAGCTTCAGGCTTCTGCTGAGCTTGCCAGGCGACTGGCGGGTGAATCTTTGCAGCGGGGCGCTGTGCTGACAAGTCCGGATTTGACCCGGGATTACCTGAGATTTCAGTTGGCAGACAGAGCCTATGAGGTATTTGCCGTCTTGCTGCTCGACAGCCAACACAGGGTCATCCAGTTTGTCGAATTGTTTCGAGGCACCATAGATGCAGCATCGGTATATCCCCGGGAGCTGGTGTCACTGGTGTTGGAAAAGCGGGCGGCAGCGGTCATCGTCTGCCATAACCATCCGTCTGGGGTCGCTGAACCCAGCCAAGCCGACAGACGGATCACTGAAAGATTGAAAAATGCCTTGGCAACCATAGATGTATCCTTACTGGATCACATGGTTGTAGGGGACCGGGAGATAGTCTCCTTTGCCGAGCGAGGGTGGATTGGATGATCTTTACTTGATCTCCCATGGCCTTTCGTGTATAAAATGCGCCCTCTTTGTGCCTCGGGCGACGGCCATACGAGGTACATTAATGCTCGAGCGTTAAAAACTGTTTGGAGAAGATTGACATGTCAAGAGTATGCCAAGTTACTGGCAAGCGACCAATGGTTGGTAACAACCGTTCGCACGCAAAGAACGCGACCCGTCGTCGCTTTTTACCTAACCTGCAGAACCACCGTTTCTGGTTGGAAACTGAAAAGCGCTTTGTACAGCTGCGTGTTTCCACTAAAGGTATGCGTATCATCGATAAGAAAGGTATCGAAGTAGTTGTTGCTGAACTTCGTGCCCGTGGCGAGAAGGTGTAATAGAAAATGGCTAAAGCTAAAGGCAATCGCGAAAAGATCAAGCTGGTTTCAAGCGCTAAAACTGGTCACTTCTACACCACTGACAAGAACAAGCGTAACATGCCAGAAAAGATGGAGATCAAGAAGTTTGATCCTGTGATCCGTCAGCACGTTATCTACAAAGAAGCCAAAATCAAGTAATTTACTTGGTTATGATTCTGAAAACCCCGGTCTCTGTACCGGGGTTTTTTATTGCCTGCATTTCAGGTGAATCTGTGATTTGTATGCTTTAATGTACTAATGTGCATTTACGTGAACACTTTGGCATTGTTATGCGTGCTCCGTACGGTTTCATTGAGATGAAACATGGAGTTGGCACAAATAAATGCTTTAAATGTGAATTTAAATTCACTAAAATTGCGCAAGAATTCAACTTGGCGCAGTGTGTGCTGCGTCGGAGACTGTGAGGACAAAACAGCCCGTGCGAACTACCGAATTGGTTGACGGTTTTCGTCATTCCGCCCCCTATGTAAATGCTCACCGCGGCAAGACATTTGTTGTCATGCTGGGCGGCGAAGCCATGGTACAACCCCAATTTCGCGCCATCATCAACGATGTGGCCTTGCTGCACAGCTTGGGGATCCGTATCGTGCTGGTGTACGGTGCCAGGCCGCAGATTGATGCGGCGCTTGAGCTGCATGGCATTGCGCCTGCCTACCACAACGGGGTACGCATCACCGATGAAGATACTCTGAAGGTGATCAAGCAGGTTGCCGGAGCGCTCCAATTCGACATTACTGCACGGCTTTCCATGAGTCTGTCCAATACTCCCATGCAGGGCACGCAGCTGAACGTTGTCAGCGGCAACTTTGTGATTGCCCAGCCGCTGGGCGTGGAAGATGGGGTGGATTTTTGCCTGTCTGGCCGGGTGCGTCGTATCGACGTGAATGGGCTTAAGCATCAGCTCGACAGCCGCGGTATTGTGCTGATGGGGCCGATTGCTGCCTCGGTTACCGGTGAAAGTTTTAACCTGACGGCCGAGGAAGTAGCCACTCAGGTGGCGGTGAAGCTCAAAGCCGATAAGATGATAGGGTTCAGCTCACAGAACGGTATTCTGGATCGTAACGGCGAAGTGATTGCCGAGCTGATGCCAAACGATGCCCAGAAGATTTTCGCCAAGATGCAGGAAGGCGGTCAGGCCTGCGTCGGTACCCTGGCGTTTTTGAAGGCGAGCAT
This portion of the Shewanella amazonensis SB2B genome encodes:
- the coaBC gene encoding bifunctional phosphopantothenoylcysteine decarboxylase/phosphopantothenate--cysteine ligase CoaBC; amino-acid sequence: MVWLAPVNFSRDLRVSLNNRKILLGIGGGIAAYKSADLVRRLKEQGADVRVVMSQSACEFITPLTLQALSGYPVSMDLLDPAAEAAMGHIELARWAELIILAPATANLIARMSIGMADELITTTCLATSAPIAICPAMNQQMYANPATQANLSTLQQRGMLIWGPGSGSQACGEVGAGRMLEPLEIRTLAEQFFAQKAQASSALQGVKLMLTAGPTREAIDPVRYISNHSSGKMGFALAEAAVAMGAEVTLVSGPVTLATPRGVSRINVDSAEQMLTAVMQHIDQQDIFIGCAAVADYRVADVAAGKIKKSSETMQLALVRNPDILATVAALEARPFTVGFAAETHDVETYARDKLKRKNLDMIAANDVSVPGQGFNSDTNALRVFWPQGNQDLPATDKLSLAYQLLSLISTKITKK
- the rpmB gene encoding 50S ribosomal protein L28 codes for the protein MSRVCQVTGKRPMVGNNRSHAKNATRRRFLPNLQNHRFWLETEKRFVQLRVSTKGMRIIDKKGIEVVVAELRARGEKV
- the rpmG gene encoding 50S ribosomal protein L33, which codes for MAKAKGNREKIKLVSSAKTGHFYTTDKNKRNMPEKMEIKKFDPVIRQHVIYKEAKIK
- the argA gene encoding amino-acid N-acetyltransferase — its product is MRTTELVDGFRHSAPYVNAHRGKTFVVMLGGEAMVQPQFRAIINDVALLHSLGIRIVLVYGARPQIDAALELHGIAPAYHNGVRITDEDTLKVIKQVAGALQFDITARLSMSLSNTPMQGTQLNVVSGNFVIAQPLGVEDGVDFCLSGRVRRIDVNGLKHQLDSRGIVLMGPIAASVTGESFNLTAEEVATQVAVKLKADKMIGFSSQNGILDRNGEVIAELMPNDAQKIFAKMQEGGQACVGTLAFLKASIDACRNGVPRCHLVSYLEDGALLQELFSRDGIGTQIVTESAERLRRASIADIGGILNLIRPMEEQGILVRRSREQLEMEIEQFMVIERDGLVIGCAALYPFEEDNAGEFACLVVHPDYRDADRGSLLLKNIIGQARVRGYARLFALTTRSIHWFLEHGFELVEVEALPTKKKQLYNYQRRSKILALDLQ
- the slmA gene encoding nucleoid occlusion factor SlmA; translated protein: MAAKEKISRREHILQCLAQMLETNPGQRITTAKLAAEVGVSEAALYRHFPSKARMFEGLIEFIEDSLLSRINLIMDDEKDTMRRCQLVLQLLLLFAERNPGISRVLNGDALLGENERLRSRVSALFGKIETQLKQILREKTLREGKGFELDEAMLANLLLAVAEGRIAQYIRSEFKQKPTEHFDEQWGFIQKQLLQS
- the dut gene encoding dUTP diphosphatase, with product MKTPIELKILDSRIGSEFPLPAYATPGSAGMDLRAMLDTNLTIAPGETVLIPTGIAVHVADPSLAAVILPRSGMGHKHGIVLGNLVGLIDSDYQGPLMVSCWNRGNEPYTLQIGDRLAQLVFVPVVQAEFKLVDEFDTSMRGEGGFGHSGTR
- the radC gene encoding RadC family protein, whose product is MAIRDWPEGEGPREKLLQRGAAHLSDAELLAVLLRNGVSGQNAVDLARELIGEFGGLRPLFSATKQQVCRLQGLGPVKYAQLQASAELARRLAGESLQRGAVLTSPDLTRDYLRFQLADRAYEVFAVLLLDSQHRVIQFVELFRGTIDAASVYPRELVSLVLEKRAAAVIVCHNHPSGVAEPSQADRRITERLKNALATIDVSLLDHMVVGDREIVSFAERGWIG